In the genome of Pseudomonas sp. P5_109, one region contains:
- a CDS encoding sigma-70 family RNA polymerase sigma factor, producing MNDIDEQLREIIPRLRRFAVSLTRNTSSADDLVQACLERALSSWGSKRAEGDLRAWLFSILYRQFLDAHRRSRRYARMLDFFTGRDDAQPSVERTVIAQSTLNAFDRLPTEQRALLLWVSVEGLSYKEVAEILDVPTGTVMSRLSRARQALRQLSDGEINRPSLRRLK from the coding sequence ATGAACGATATCGACGAACAACTCAGAGAAATCATTCCCCGATTGCGGCGCTTCGCCGTGTCGTTGACGCGCAACACCAGCAGCGCTGACGACCTGGTGCAAGCCTGCCTGGAGCGCGCGCTGTCGAGTTGGGGTAGCAAACGCGCCGAGGGCGACTTGCGCGCCTGGCTGTTCTCGATTCTCTATCGACAGTTTCTCGATGCGCACCGCCGCTCCCGGCGCTATGCGCGCATGCTCGACTTTTTCACCGGCCGTGACGATGCCCAGCCCTCGGTGGAGCGCACAGTCATAGCCCAATCGACCCTCAACGCCTTCGACCGACTGCCCACCGAACAACGCGCGCTGCTGCTCTGGGTGTCCGTGGAAGGCTTGAGCTACAAAGAGGTCGCCGAGATTCTCGACGTACCCACCGGCACCGTGATGTCCCGCCTGTCCCGGGCTCGCCAGGCCCTGCGCCAACTCAGCGATGGCGAAATCAACCGCCCATCCCTGCGGAGACTCAAATGA
- a CDS encoding anti-sigma factor: MISMPPSERDLHAYVDHQLSDADRRLVETFLASNPEISAQVHAWQLDAQQLRAALGGALQQPTNPDLDPAVIRQRLKRQARRHLASAAVLLIAVGIGGVSGWQARQMTLLSASAPMADALQAYRLIAQQGLLPADYKVGEDGDMQGWLDRYFTQANRLPDLSDAGFKPVSGRLLSTEQGPAAMVVYENQSGQKISFYVRPPGPKNFLLPRGSRSDGGLQAEYWSGSGYNYAMVSPTDTPAARMLSKTVQF; this comes from the coding sequence ATGATCAGCATGCCCCCCAGCGAGCGTGACCTGCACGCCTACGTCGACCACCAACTGAGCGACGCCGACCGACGCCTGGTCGAGACTTTTCTGGCCAGCAATCCCGAAATCTCCGCACAAGTGCACGCTTGGCAACTGGACGCCCAGCAACTGCGCGCCGCCCTTGGTGGCGCCTTGCAGCAGCCAACCAACCCGGACCTCGATCCGGCAGTGATACGCCAGCGCCTCAAACGCCAGGCCCGTCGGCACCTGGCCAGTGCCGCGGTGTTGTTGATCGCGGTCGGCATCGGCGGCGTTAGCGGTTGGCAAGCACGGCAAATGACCCTGCTCAGCGCATCGGCACCGATGGCCGACGCACTGCAAGCCTATCGCCTGATTGCCCAGCAAGGCCTCCTGCCGGCCGATTACAAAGTCGGCGAGGACGGTGATATGCAGGGTTGGCTCGACCGTTATTTCACACAGGCCAATCGCCTGCCCGACCTTTCGGATGCCGGATTCAAACCGGTTAGCGGGCGCCTGCTGAGCACCGAGCAAGGACCGGCGGCGATGGTGGTCTACGAGAACCAGAGCGGGCAGAAGATCAGTTTCTATGTGCGACCGCCCGGACCGAAAAACTTTCTCCTGCCCAGGGGCAGCCGCAGTGATGGCGGGTTGCAGGCCGAGTACTGGTCGGGAAGCGGCTACAACTATGCGATGGTCAGCCCGACGGACACCCCGGCGGCGCGGATGCTCAGCAAAACAGTACAGTTTTGA